From a region of the Carassius auratus strain Wakin chromosome 31, ASM336829v1, whole genome shotgun sequence genome:
- the LOC113051056 gene encoding adhesion G-protein coupled receptor G6-like isoform X1 produces the protein MISFISARWWRWKFQNTLAVFLLLICFLIPVAQSCQSSVNCTVVLTDSQGSFTSPCYPNDYPSSQACKWTIQAPTGFIVQIAFLDFELEEAQDCIYDHINISTGTSDAKFCGLTPNGLTLNSSDNVMEVSFKSDFSIQKKGFNISYKQVAVQLRNQKVTIPKSSKNVVRVSNSVSIPVLTAFTVCFEIARTAQKSTETIFTLSDASVTSILAFEKTVRGMELFIDGSICSVNDLLTSSDITSSMTPMCLTWTKSTGLVAVYFGGRYRAKTCATSQIYTLRSGGVLQLAGKGSSSVSVDDQNLDGFIYNFRLWDYAMPYSELLALKCDVVGNIIDWEQRYWTIPGSYTQTDSTLSCICYPNCIHLTTSTSGTALATLSPGTMGCASPGLGCPEDIFYRVSLVVTDVQANTPDRDAKTMISQWLNQTFQNWIYRVYVEGVRATTIRQTYMALLVYKNTTDASLAEAEIENKLRSAPAIGNGLILDSVTVKLMENCQAEEFPFHYRWPQSRPTVTQYVPCFPYKEQNASRTCMINQYNYTSYWTLPDRGNCTNITNILVSQENAMEVAVQLADITNNELSKEEVTEILIKLKELVNIAKINATLASTVVTIISNVMSSSEAAQKDASETALRAVDELVQKIEFDGPSLAIKSKYLAVGVSALNISNFNGTTFSAFIATNQTYPQIDFESEAQNALAVVTLPPTLLHNLSNTQLERVSRINFMFFSKTGLFQHFGWLMARQSNGMSLNSYVVASSVGNFTIKNLQDPVKIEIAHLEYQRNPKRLCVFWDFTLQIEGHIGGWNSEGCEVSSESNSNRTVCLCNHLTHFGILMDISGASAQIDEKNNRVLTFITYIGCGISAICSAATLLTYIAFEKLRRDYPSKILMNLSTSLLFLNMVFLLDGWLASYNIEGLCVTVAVFLHFFLLSSFTWMGLESIHMYIALVKVFNTYIRRYILKFCLVGWGVPASIVGLVLAVDKNSYGKNFYGKGENGQGTEFCWIRSPVVFYVTCVGYFSMIFLMNVAMFIVVMMQICGRNGKRSNRTLKEEMLRNLRSVVSLTFLLGMTWGFAFFAWGPVSLAFMYLFSIFNSLQGLFIFVFHCALKENVQKQWRRYLCCGKFRLADNSDWSKTATNNTKKVSSDDLGKSLSSSSFGSTTANWTSKAKATLNPFARHGNAGKGFSSQSSPKCSPSDVEASSSILPVHQVLDKCDHCSVVSVHGFMKLL, from the exons AT GATTTCGTTCATCAGTGCTAGGTGGTGGAGATGGAAGTTCCAGAATACTCTCGCAGTTTTCCTGCTGCTGATCTGCTTTTTGATCCCAG TAGCACAGAGCTGCCAGAGTAGCGTCAACTGCACTGTGGTGCTCACCGACTCCCAGGGGTCTTTTACCTCCCCCTGCTACCCCAATGACTACCCATCCAGTCAAGCCTGCAAGTGGACCATACAGGCCCCAACTGGCTTTATAGTGCAGATCGCCTTCCTAGATTTTGAGCTTGAGGAAGCACAAGACTGCATCTATGACCACATCAATATCAGCACTGGCACGAGTGATGCCAAATTTTGTGGCTTAACACCCAATGGACTAACTCTCAACTCCAGTGACAATGTGATGGAGGTTTCCTTTAAATCAGACTTTAGTATCCAAAAGAAAGGCTTCAATATCAGTTACAAGCAAG TGGCAGTGCAACTGAGGAACCAGAAGGTCACAATACCAAAAAGCAGCAAGAATGTAGTGAGAGTGTCCAATTCAGTCTCCATTCCTGTTCTCACTGCATTCACTGTGTGCTTTGAGATCGCCCGCACAGCCCAGAAGAGCACAGAGACCATCTTTACCTTGTCTGATGCCTCTGTGACATCCATTTTGGCATTTGAGAAGACCGTGAGAGGCATGGAACTGTTCATCGATGGTTCCATTTGCTCTGTAAATGACCTGCTCACCAGCTCAGACATCACATCCAGCATGACACCCATGTGCCTCACCTGGACCAAGTCTACTGGCCTTGTTGCAGTGTACTTTGGAGGCCGATATCGAGCCAAAACCTGCGCAACTTCTCAGATTTACACCTTGCGGAGTGGGGGAGTCCTCCAGCTTGCAGGAAAAGGGTCAAGCTCGGTCAGTGTGGACGATCAGAATTTGGATGGCTTCATATACAATTTCCGATTATGGGATTATGCCATGCCCTACTCCGAGCTGTTGGCCCTCAAGTGTGATGTTGTGGGAAACATCATCGACTGGGAACAGCGCTACTGGACTATCCCAGGCAGTTACACACAGACCGACAGCACACTCAGCTGCA TCTGTTACCCAAATTGCATTCACTTAACAACTTCAACTAGTG GCACTGCCTTAGCAACTCTTTCCCCGGGAACCATGGGTTGTGCTTCCCCTGGACTTGGCTGCCCAG AGGATATTTTTTACAGAGTATCCCTTGTGGTAACTGATGTACAAGCAAACACCCCAGACAGAGATGCTAAGACGATGATATCTCAATgg CTCaatcaaacatttcaaaactgGATCTACAGAGTTTATGTTGAAGGTGTCAG AGCCACAACTATACG GCAAACCTACATGGCCCTGCTGGTGTATAAGAATACCACTGATGCAAGTCTGGCAGAAGCAGAGATTGAGAACAAACTGAGAAGTGCCCCTGCAATTGGAAATGGCTTGATATTGGACAGTGTGACTGTGAAATTAATGG AAAACTGTCAGGCAGAGGAGTTCCCATTCCATTACAGATGGCCACAGAGCAGACCCACAGTCACCCAGTATGTCCCCTGCTTCCCTTACAAAGAACAAAACGCATCCAGGACTTG cATGATTAACCAGTATAATTATACATCATATTGGACCCTGCCGGACCGTGGAAACTGCACTAATATAACAAACATTTTAGTTTCACAAG AGAATGCAATGGAAGTGGCCGTGCAGCTCGCTGACATCACTAATAATGAGCTCTCTAAGGAGGAGGTGACAGAGATTCTCATCAAGTTGAAGGAACTTGTGAACATAGCCAAAATCAACGCCACCCTGGCCAGCACTGTGGTCACTATCATCTCCAACGTCATGAGCAGCTCAGAGGCCGCTCAAAAGGACGCCTCAGAGAC AGCTCTCAGAGCAGTGGATGAATTGGTGCAGAAGATTGAGTTCGATGGACCCTCACTAGCCATCAAATCCAAATATCTGGCTGTTGGAGTTTCTGCTCTAAACATCAGCAATTTTAATGGGACCACTTTTAGTGCTTTTATAGCCACAAACCAGACATACCCTCAG ATCGATTTTGAGTCAGAAGCCCAGAATGCTTTGGCTGTGGTCACTTTACCTCCAACACTACTGCACAACTTGAGTAATACGCAATTAGAAAGAGTGTCCAGAATAAACTTTATGTTCTTCAGCAAGACAGGACTCTTTCAG CACTTTGGATGGCTCATG GCTCGGCAAAGCAATGGCATGTCCTTGAACAGCTATGTGGTGGCTAGCAGTGTTGGTAACTTCACAATCAAAAACCTGCAGGATCCCGTCAAAATAGAGATTGCCCATCTGGAGTACCAG AGAAATCCGAAGCGTCTTTGTGTGTTTTGGGATTTCACCCTTCAAATTGAag GTCACATAGGGGGCTGGAACAGTGAAGGCTGCGAGGTCAGTTCGGAGTCCAACAGCAACAGGACCGTTTGCTTGTGTAATCACCTCACACACTTTGGCATTCTAATG GACATTTCTGGAGCTTCTGCACAGATAGATGAGAAGAACAACAGGGTTCTCACCTTCATCACCTACATCGGCTGTGGCATCTCAGCCATTTGTTCCGCAGCAACACTGCTCACATACATCGCTTTTGA GAAGCTGCGGCGAGACTATCCCTCCAAGATTCTGATGAATCTCAGCACGTCACTGCTCTTCCTCAACATGGTGTTTCTTCTGGATGGCTGGCTGGCCTCGTACAACATTGAGGGATTGTGTGTGACAGTGGCGGTTTTTCTGCACTTTTTCCTTCTCTCTTCCTTCACCTGGATGGGTTTAGAGTCCATCCATATGTACATTGCCCTGGTCAAGGTCTTCAACACCTACATACGGCGATACATCCTCAAGTTTTGTCTCGTGGGATGGG GTGTACCTGCTTCAATTGTTGGCCTAGTGTTGGCTGTGGACAAAAATTCTTATGGAAAAAACTTTTATGGAAAAGGAGAGAATGGACAGGGCACAGAATT CTGCTGGATTCGTAGTCCGGTTGTATTCTACGTGACGTGCGTGGGCTACTTTTCCATGATCTTCCTAATGAATGTTGCCATGTTCATCGTGGTCATGATGCAGATCTGCGGCCGTAACGGCAAGCGTAGCAACCGAACACTTAAAGAGGAGATGTTACGTAACCTGCGCAGTGTGGTCAGCCTGACTTTCTTGCTGGGCATGACCTGGGGCTTTGCTTTTTTTGCCTGGGGTCCAGTCAGCTTGGCCTTCATGTACCTCTTCTCCATTTTCAACTCCCTACAGG GATTATTCATATTTGTGTTCCACTGTGCCCTGAAAGAAAATGTACAGAAGCAATGGAGGAGATATTTGTGCTGTGGAAAGTTCCGCTTGGCAGATAACTCTG actgGAGCAAGACTGCCACTAATAATACCAAGAAAGTGAGTTCAGATGACTTGGGAAAATCCCTCTCCTCCAGTTCCTTTGGCTCTACTACGGCCAACTGGACGTCTAAAGCCAAAGCCACACTAAATCCCTTTGCCAGGCACGGTAATGCAG GTAAAGGTTTCTCCAGTCAGAGCAGTCCCAAATGCAGCCCTTCTGACGTAGAGGCTTCCTCGTCCATTCTCCCCGTCCACCAGGTCCTGGACAAG tgtgATCATTGTTCAGTTGTTTCAGTGCATGGTTTTATGAAACTGCTCTAA
- the LOC113051056 gene encoding adhesion G-protein coupled receptor G6-like isoform X2 — protein sequence MISFISARWWRWKFQNTLAVFLLLICFLIPVAQSCQSSVNCTVVLTDSQGSFTSPCYPNDYPSSQACKWTIQAPTGFIVQIAFLDFELEEAQDCIYDHINISTGTSDAKFCGLTPNGLTLNSSDNVMEVSFKSDFSIQKKGFNISYKQVAVQLRNQKVTIPKSSKNVVRVSNSVSIPVLTAFTVCFEIARTAQKSTETIFTLSDASVTSILAFEKTVRGMELFIDGSICSVNDLLTSSDITSSMTPMCLTWTKSTGLVAVYFGGRYRAKTCATSQIYTLRSGGVLQLAGKGSSSVSVDDQNLDGFIYNFRLWDYAMPYSELLALKCDVVGNIIDWEQRYWTIPGSYTQTDSTLSCICYPNCIHLTTSTSGTALATLSPGTMGCASPGLGCPEDIFYRVSLVVTDVQANTPDRDAKTMISQWLNQTFQNWIYRVYVEGVRATTIRQTYMALLVYKNTTDASLAEAEIENKLRSAPAIGNGLILDSVTVKLMENCQAEEFPFHYRWPQSRPTVTQYVPCFPYKEQNASRTCMINQYNYTSYWTLPDRGNCTNITNILVSQENAMEVAVQLADITNNELSKEEVTEILIKLKELVNIAKINATLASTVVTIISNVMSSSEAAQKDASETALRAVDELVQKIEFDGPSLAIKSKYLAVGVSALNISNFNGTTFSAFIATNQTYPQIDFESEAQNALAVVTLPPTLLHNLSNTQLERVSRINFMFFSKTGLFQHFGWLMARQSNGMSLNSYVVASSVGNFTIKNLQDPVKIEIAHLEYQRNPKRLCVFWDFTLQIEGHIGGWNSEGCEVSSESNSNRTVCLCNHLTHFGILMDISGASAQIDEKNNRVLTFITYIGCGISAICSAATLLTYIAFEKLRRDYPSKILMNLSTSLLFLNMVFLLDGWLASYNIEGLCVTVAVFLHFFLLSSFTWMGLESIHMYIALVKVFNTYIRRYILKFCLVGWGVPASIVGLVLAVDKNSYGKNFYGKGENGQGTEFCWIRSPVVFYVTCVGYFSMIFLMNVAMFIVVMMQICGRNGKRSNRTLKEEMLRNLRSVVSLTFLLGMTWGFAFFAWGPVSLAFMYLFSIFNSLQGLFIFVFHCALKENVQKQWRRYLCCGKFRLADNSDWSKTATNNTKKVSSDDLGKSLSSSSFGSTTANWTSKAKATLNPFARHGNADSTLQ from the exons AT GATTTCGTTCATCAGTGCTAGGTGGTGGAGATGGAAGTTCCAGAATACTCTCGCAGTTTTCCTGCTGCTGATCTGCTTTTTGATCCCAG TAGCACAGAGCTGCCAGAGTAGCGTCAACTGCACTGTGGTGCTCACCGACTCCCAGGGGTCTTTTACCTCCCCCTGCTACCCCAATGACTACCCATCCAGTCAAGCCTGCAAGTGGACCATACAGGCCCCAACTGGCTTTATAGTGCAGATCGCCTTCCTAGATTTTGAGCTTGAGGAAGCACAAGACTGCATCTATGACCACATCAATATCAGCACTGGCACGAGTGATGCCAAATTTTGTGGCTTAACACCCAATGGACTAACTCTCAACTCCAGTGACAATGTGATGGAGGTTTCCTTTAAATCAGACTTTAGTATCCAAAAGAAAGGCTTCAATATCAGTTACAAGCAAG TGGCAGTGCAACTGAGGAACCAGAAGGTCACAATACCAAAAAGCAGCAAGAATGTAGTGAGAGTGTCCAATTCAGTCTCCATTCCTGTTCTCACTGCATTCACTGTGTGCTTTGAGATCGCCCGCACAGCCCAGAAGAGCACAGAGACCATCTTTACCTTGTCTGATGCCTCTGTGACATCCATTTTGGCATTTGAGAAGACCGTGAGAGGCATGGAACTGTTCATCGATGGTTCCATTTGCTCTGTAAATGACCTGCTCACCAGCTCAGACATCACATCCAGCATGACACCCATGTGCCTCACCTGGACCAAGTCTACTGGCCTTGTTGCAGTGTACTTTGGAGGCCGATATCGAGCCAAAACCTGCGCAACTTCTCAGATTTACACCTTGCGGAGTGGGGGAGTCCTCCAGCTTGCAGGAAAAGGGTCAAGCTCGGTCAGTGTGGACGATCAGAATTTGGATGGCTTCATATACAATTTCCGATTATGGGATTATGCCATGCCCTACTCCGAGCTGTTGGCCCTCAAGTGTGATGTTGTGGGAAACATCATCGACTGGGAACAGCGCTACTGGACTATCCCAGGCAGTTACACACAGACCGACAGCACACTCAGCTGCA TCTGTTACCCAAATTGCATTCACTTAACAACTTCAACTAGTG GCACTGCCTTAGCAACTCTTTCCCCGGGAACCATGGGTTGTGCTTCCCCTGGACTTGGCTGCCCAG AGGATATTTTTTACAGAGTATCCCTTGTGGTAACTGATGTACAAGCAAACACCCCAGACAGAGATGCTAAGACGATGATATCTCAATgg CTCaatcaaacatttcaaaactgGATCTACAGAGTTTATGTTGAAGGTGTCAG AGCCACAACTATACG GCAAACCTACATGGCCCTGCTGGTGTATAAGAATACCACTGATGCAAGTCTGGCAGAAGCAGAGATTGAGAACAAACTGAGAAGTGCCCCTGCAATTGGAAATGGCTTGATATTGGACAGTGTGACTGTGAAATTAATGG AAAACTGTCAGGCAGAGGAGTTCCCATTCCATTACAGATGGCCACAGAGCAGACCCACAGTCACCCAGTATGTCCCCTGCTTCCCTTACAAAGAACAAAACGCATCCAGGACTTG cATGATTAACCAGTATAATTATACATCATATTGGACCCTGCCGGACCGTGGAAACTGCACTAATATAACAAACATTTTAGTTTCACAAG AGAATGCAATGGAAGTGGCCGTGCAGCTCGCTGACATCACTAATAATGAGCTCTCTAAGGAGGAGGTGACAGAGATTCTCATCAAGTTGAAGGAACTTGTGAACATAGCCAAAATCAACGCCACCCTGGCCAGCACTGTGGTCACTATCATCTCCAACGTCATGAGCAGCTCAGAGGCCGCTCAAAAGGACGCCTCAGAGAC AGCTCTCAGAGCAGTGGATGAATTGGTGCAGAAGATTGAGTTCGATGGACCCTCACTAGCCATCAAATCCAAATATCTGGCTGTTGGAGTTTCTGCTCTAAACATCAGCAATTTTAATGGGACCACTTTTAGTGCTTTTATAGCCACAAACCAGACATACCCTCAG ATCGATTTTGAGTCAGAAGCCCAGAATGCTTTGGCTGTGGTCACTTTACCTCCAACACTACTGCACAACTTGAGTAATACGCAATTAGAAAGAGTGTCCAGAATAAACTTTATGTTCTTCAGCAAGACAGGACTCTTTCAG CACTTTGGATGGCTCATG GCTCGGCAAAGCAATGGCATGTCCTTGAACAGCTATGTGGTGGCTAGCAGTGTTGGTAACTTCACAATCAAAAACCTGCAGGATCCCGTCAAAATAGAGATTGCCCATCTGGAGTACCAG AGAAATCCGAAGCGTCTTTGTGTGTTTTGGGATTTCACCCTTCAAATTGAag GTCACATAGGGGGCTGGAACAGTGAAGGCTGCGAGGTCAGTTCGGAGTCCAACAGCAACAGGACCGTTTGCTTGTGTAATCACCTCACACACTTTGGCATTCTAATG GACATTTCTGGAGCTTCTGCACAGATAGATGAGAAGAACAACAGGGTTCTCACCTTCATCACCTACATCGGCTGTGGCATCTCAGCCATTTGTTCCGCAGCAACACTGCTCACATACATCGCTTTTGA GAAGCTGCGGCGAGACTATCCCTCCAAGATTCTGATGAATCTCAGCACGTCACTGCTCTTCCTCAACATGGTGTTTCTTCTGGATGGCTGGCTGGCCTCGTACAACATTGAGGGATTGTGTGTGACAGTGGCGGTTTTTCTGCACTTTTTCCTTCTCTCTTCCTTCACCTGGATGGGTTTAGAGTCCATCCATATGTACATTGCCCTGGTCAAGGTCTTCAACACCTACATACGGCGATACATCCTCAAGTTTTGTCTCGTGGGATGGG GTGTACCTGCTTCAATTGTTGGCCTAGTGTTGGCTGTGGACAAAAATTCTTATGGAAAAAACTTTTATGGAAAAGGAGAGAATGGACAGGGCACAGAATT CTGCTGGATTCGTAGTCCGGTTGTATTCTACGTGACGTGCGTGGGCTACTTTTCCATGATCTTCCTAATGAATGTTGCCATGTTCATCGTGGTCATGATGCAGATCTGCGGCCGTAACGGCAAGCGTAGCAACCGAACACTTAAAGAGGAGATGTTACGTAACCTGCGCAGTGTGGTCAGCCTGACTTTCTTGCTGGGCATGACCTGGGGCTTTGCTTTTTTTGCCTGGGGTCCAGTCAGCTTGGCCTTCATGTACCTCTTCTCCATTTTCAACTCCCTACAGG GATTATTCATATTTGTGTTCCACTGTGCCCTGAAAGAAAATGTACAGAAGCAATGGAGGAGATATTTGTGCTGTGGAAAGTTCCGCTTGGCAGATAACTCTG actgGAGCAAGACTGCCACTAATAATACCAAGAAAGTGAGTTCAGATGACTTGGGAAAATCCCTCTCCTCCAGTTCCTTTGGCTCTACTACGGCCAACTGGACGTCTAAAGCCAAAGCCACACTAAATCCCTTTGCCAGGCACGGTAATGCAG ATAGTACCCTGCAATAA